The nucleotide sequence ACCACAAGACCACGGCCGTGCGCCTTATCCCCGTGCCCGGCAAGGGCGTCGGCGACGAGGTCTCTTTTGGCGGGCTGCTTGGCAAGGCCGCCATCATGCCCGTGCCCGGCGGCAATGCCGAAGATTTCATCGCTCTGGGCGGCCGTATTCCTGCCCCCATCCACAGCCTGAAAAACTGATTTTCCGGCCGTGCACGTCACGGCCGCCGCATAATCACTGATTGCAGAACATCCCGCGCACGCGGGATGTTCTGTTTTTGCGTGGCAACAAGGGTGTCACGCCACGAAATGCGAGCAGGCAAAATGCACGCACTATGAGATCGCGCTGCACCCGCGTGCAGCGCAGAACATGCAACCTTTTTTAAAGTCTGACTGCTCTAAAATGAAGATTTTTTGGACGATTGCTGCAGGGCCGCCGCTCCCGCCTTGGCCACTGTGGTGTCGTCCACAACACTGCCGCCGCTGACGCCGATGGCCCCAACGACAACTCCGCCGCGCACCAGCAGTTCCCCGCCGCCGAAGATGGCGAGTCCGTTATTGGTCACCTCGATGCCAAAAAGCTCCTTGCCGGGCTGCGCGGAAGCGCCCAGTTCGGCCGTGGACATGTTGAAATAACGGGCCGTCTTGGCCTTCTTTTGGGCGATATCTATGCTGCCAAGAAAGGCTCCGTCCTGGCGGGCGAAAATTTTAAGGTTTCCCCCCGCGTCCACCACGGCAATGTTCATCGGAACGGCAACTTCCTTTGCTTTTGATGCGCGGCGCGAAAAATCGCGCCCACGGGCGGTTATAACTAGCAACGCACGACATTACACATGAAGCAACGCAATTACAAAAGGCGGGCCGAGGCACCGCCTTTTTTTGCGCCGTAACTGCTGAAGAGCTACTTACCCAGGATTGCCCATGCACAACGCATGTCCAAGTAGTCAGCCCAAGCCTGAAGCATTTTACGCCGTTCTGCCAATAACTCTGATCGCTGGTATGCAGCGCGCACTTGGTTTTTATCAACATGGGCAAGCTGCCGCTCTATCACCTCACTAGCCCAACCCATTTCAGACAGCGTTGTCGCCGCCATCGCGCGGAAACCGTGGGCTGTCATGATGTCCGGGCCATACCCCATCCGGCGTAACGCCAAGTTGATGACATGCCCAGTTTCATGCCGAGTTTTATCCCACCGCGATGGGAACAGCCACGGAGTTTGCCCTGTCACTGGGTGCAACTCCCGTAGAACGTCCAATGCCTGACGTGAAAGAGGCACGTTGTGTGGGCGCTTCATTTTCATCTTTTCTGCCGGAATGCGCCATGCCGCCGTATCCCATTCGATTTCGTTCCATGCAGCAGAAGACAGTTCGCCGGGCCGGACGAACAACAAAGCCGCCAATTTTAGAGAACAGCGGCGCTGTGGGGTGCGGTAATGTTCTATACTGGCCATGAGTTGACCAATTTGACGCGGCTCGACAATGGCCGCTCTAGGCTTGCACTTATGAGGAGTCAAGGCCCACCCCAGATCACGCGATGGGTCACGGTTCACAAAGCCACAGGCGATGCCGTATCGCATGATCTGTGATATATGAGACTTGACCTTACGGGCCACAACAAGGGTGCCCCGCTGTTCAATACGCCGCAAAATAGCGAGGATGGCTGGGGAGGAAATTTTTGCTATGGGCTTATCACCGATCCACGGCATGACCTCGCGCTCCAGGCGTCTCCAAGACTCCTCGGCATAATGAACCGACCCCTGAACCATGTACCGCTTCCACCACTCGTGTGCAACGGCAGCAAATGTAACTATAGATGCCATAAGTCCTACTTGTGCTGGGACTTATCGGCAAGTCACCAATCGCCCAAACGAATATCTCCTGTCAGACCGTGGCAATGTCAAAAAAGCCTGTCAGCGGCTGGCCGAGCTTCCTGGTCATATCCGGGCATACGGCCTCAAGCTGCGCAACTATCTTGCGGGCGGCGGTTCTATCTATATAGTTGTTGCAACCGTCAATTTTGATCCAGCGCCGATTGCGATAACAGCGCGTTGCCAGCACCAGGCCGCCTGTATCAGCAGTCAATCCACGGCACGGGCCGGGCAGATATGTGCGCGGATGCAGCAGCGCCGCCAGACCGTGATCGTTGACCGCCTGCCCGATGTGGCTGCCCATGTCTTTGATTGCCGTAAGCACGTTCAGCCCCCAGGGCCATAACTCACCCTGCGTAAACAGGCAGTCCTCGGCGATAATCCGCGCGCCACGGTGTGCCCAAGCACCAAAAGCCCGCACGTCAAATGTCTGGCCAAAATCATGTACCCAGCAGCGGCGCATAATGACCGTTGTACCGTCCTGGGCTTCAGGGCAGCGGCGACCTGCGCCAAGGATAACGCAATCCTCCAGCTCCCAGCGGGCATAACGAACATCATTGCCGGGGTGATCGCCGTTACCTGCCAGCACAGCTTTGATGCCACCCAAGATAACCACACCGGATAGCCGGACAACCGCACCGTCAACCCCGCTCAACACTTCATCTTGAACGGCTTTAGGGCAGCGGCGAAAATCAAATATACGCTGGCACACTTCTGTGGTCTGGTGATTGGAACCATACACAGTCAGCCCGTCTTCCTTAGGAGAAGCAGGGCCTGTACATACACCGCCGACAATCTGATTGATTATGCCCATAGCGATGCTACACGGCGTAGCTGACGGTAATAGCCTGCACGGCTTCCGATGTGGTAGCCGCATCTACGGCTGCCAATAGGGTGTCTCGGCGGGCAGCATGAGTCTTCATGATAAATGCGAATCCCTCGGCATCCTCGGAGGCAAAGGCCGCCGCACCAATGGTAATATCCTGCGCTGTCGGGCTAGCCGTGGGCATGGTCAGAGATGCTGCTACAGCTGCGTCATAACTTGCCGCAATATCCGCCGTCTTGGCTGCCTTGGCCTCGACCAGCAGCTCTGAAGCGGTTTTTGCAGGCCGCTCGGTCAGTGCACCATCCGGCAGAGGGCCGGGCTTGGTCATGTGGCGCGCGGATACGGCGTGAGTGTCTTCCGGCAGCCAGTATTCGGTCGCGGCCTGACCCAGCGCAATGTCAAACAGCGGCGGCTGGCGCTCGCGGTGATCGTCCACCATCGCCCATACATTGTCTATCCACTGAGGCCAAACGCGATTCCACGGCTGTTTCGGCGGTGCTGTGTATGTGGCGTTGTGGGGCAACAGGCCATAATCTTCGACCTCTCCGGCGAAGTAGCCGTCAGCAGTATATTGGTAGGCTTTAGCCATTTTTTGACTCCTTTGAGATTCTTATATTTTTTCAGCTCCCGGCGTGGGAGACGTGGATGGCGACCAAAGCAGAGAGCAGACAGGGTCATGCGTCACGGGCGGGGGCGCAGGTTCTGTGACTGGAGCATTCAAAACCACACAAGTTAGCACGTATGCTGCGGCGGGCAGCGCGTACCCCACACAAAAATTAGAACTTATCGCGTCCCGCGTTGTCCCCGTTGGCCCCGTGTTCGCACCGAAGCGCTGGGGTGCGCTCGCGTGCTGCTACTTGGGTACGCCGAGATAACAACAAGCCAACGCTCCCCAGGAGCGGGGCTGATTTTTGGCGGCGGTGGGGACTTCGTACGCGGACGAAAAATTAAGGGTCGTTTTGTACCATCCGTTGCCGCCAGCATATAATACACCCGCAACTCCCCGTGATTTATAAAATGAGCCAGAATAGCCCTGAGACACGTCTGACGTCTCACCGATAGAGCCAGACAAACGGCGTGTGGCATCCCCCTGCACGTCTCCCACGCCGAGAGCGTCATATCCAGCCGCTTCGGGATACATCCCGCGTACATCAGGCATGCGGAGAGAGCCTGCCCCAAAGTTAGGCGCGTAGTACGGCACACCACCGATACCATTCCAGCCCACAGTCGAGCCGTCAGCATTAGTATGCCATATCGCAGTTGACATGGCCTGCCATTCGGCTTCTGTCTTGCAGAGTTTCTGTCCTTCGGTGGTTTGCAGGTAGGCCCATATATCAGGATACACAGTGGCCGCGTTGGCGATAACGCCGCCCTGTGCAGGCTGGAATCCGGTTTTGAGCGTGGGATGGCGGAAATAGTAAAACTCGCCAATCTCATACTTTGACACTGCGGCCGTAAGCTTGCCCGTTTCATCAACTTTGATGGTGACGCCATCAGGCCGGTTGATGCCGTTTTTTTCCACGGTCGAGATGTTAAATACCGGCATCCAAACCCCGCTTGCGTCCCCAACAGGGTTCACGGGGCCGACAAAGCCGCCACCCTCGGCCGGGATCTCCGGGCCGGAGGGTTTCTTAGCCACATACTCCTGATAGTCAGAGCCGAGCACGTGGGCGCCGCGCAGATAGTTCAGGCCGGGGAAGGATTCGGACGCGCCTACCCACGGATAGACATTGCCAGACTGGGTGTAGAACGTGTGCCCAGACAGAAGGCGATAAATCTCGTTGAAGAACTTACGGTCAGGGGCGATGCCTCCGGCCTCAAGCTCGACCTCGGTAATAACGGGCCAGCCGTCCCGGTAGCTGAAAACGCCCTGGCCAGTGGGTGTCGTGTCGGGGATTGCCTCAACATCTGCACTATGGGCCAGCACGGCCCGCAGCAGATCAGGAATTTGCGGTATTGCCATAAGGCCTCCTTCTGGCAAAGGTTCCATGCCCGAAAGGCTTTAAGCCACTGCGAGCGAAACCAAAGGTTTTTGCCCTGGGCACATCGTAGATTTCCCATCCAACGCCTGCGGGCTTTGGGGCCACATCGTCTCGAGAAAGCAAGGCGCGCTCAAAAGGCTTGAGTGTGAAGTCAAAATAGAAACGCAGTTTCATGGTGCCGACATGCAACACCATCGCCGGGCCGCGCGACTCAAAAAACCACGCCAGAAGGCGGTTCAGGTCGCGCAATGAGCCGTCAGTAATATTTACTGCGGCCTTGAAAAATATGAGCAGCCGATACGCTTCATCGGCCAGACGGAAATTGGAATTGACGGCTCGGCGGTAAAACGTGCCCTGACCAAAGGGGCGCAGCGCGCTACGGTCAAACCCGAAGACAGCACCCGAGGCGTCAAGCTGAATGACGCGGCCAATGCCGACAATGCGCCCCCACACATCCAGTCCCCAGCCCGTGGCCGTGCGGGGGTCAAACACCTGCTCGTACAGTGCGGCGATATCCACGGATGGATCTACCTGGGCGTTGTACGCTGTCAGCAGGGCCAGCAGGCGCGGGCTGTTATCAAATTGCGAGAGGATGGTTTCGCGCCAGTTTTTCACGCACCCTCCACAACGATTTCGATGGCATCCCGCACCAGGCTTGGATGCTGATCGTTGAGTATTTGCACGAAGTTGCCAAAAGCGCCTGCACCAGCGGCGATTTCAACACTTATGAGGTTTACCGCGCCCGCGCTAATGACCGGACAAATGAAGCGGGACGCATACACACCCGCGCCGATCCTGATGCGCGTAACCTCGGACTGATGGGCCGTACCGTCTGAATTGGGGTACTGCTGCCCATAAAAGTCGGCCAGCACGTTGTCGCGGATCTTGGTTTCAACATCGGCGGGCAAACTGTCTGAATGGCGCAGCGTGACCTTCACCCGAAAGGCAAGTTCAGCCGTGCGCTGAAAACGTACCGTTTCTTTTGCTCCACTGGTCGCGTCAGTGTACTGGACAGCCGTATTGCCGTTATAATCACAGCCGCCGGACACATGGTTATACATGGCCTCGGCGATGGCGGCATCTTCGCCGCCCAGCACGGCAATGTAGACGCTGTGCGGGGCAAGAGTGACGCCGCCCTCGGTTTTCGGGGTGTCACCCCTGTTTTGCAGGGCCAGAGCGTCAATAACGCCTTCAAGGTTGGCCACTGCACCGTAAACGCTGGCCAGCATGGAACGAGAATTTAACGCCACGCTGGCTTGTCTGCGAAGTTCAAATTCCCGGCGCTGTTCCGTCTCCCGGCCAACAATGCCCGGTTCGGGGTTATCGACCGAATCCCAGCCGGGTTTTGCCTGTACAATGCGGGTAACACTGTGAGCTTCAACAGCCAGAGGGCCAGCTTCCAGCGCCGCAAAAGGCAGGGTAATGGAGCCGGATGCGGGAATGGTTCCGGAGGTCTGGCAAGCAAACAGATTGCCATTTACGTCCTTGACCTGGTCGGGATTGTCACTGGCATCACTGCCGTTTATGACGGTGCCCTCCAAACCCGTGCAAAGACATTGCACAACCGTTGCCCGGGCCGGGTGGCGAGTAATAAAGTAGATGGCCGCAAGGGCGTCCTGAAAAATGCCGTCAGCCTGCGCAGGGTCAAACTGGTTGGCCAGATGCAGCAACTGTGCATTTTTATCCTGCACGATGGCGGCCTGTGTGGTGATCAACTGTCCCTGGGGCGTGGCGGCATCGGTATTGAGGGTATTATCAAATGCCGCCTGCCAGGCGCTTGTCACGTCTTGCAGCACCGTGTCCGTTGTTGGGGCCACAACCCCACGCGCGGTAAATTCAAGGCTAGATTGTGACATTGACGCTCTCCCCATCAGACGTTGTTACCTTGATGCGCCCGGTCAGTACGCGCTGATCCAGGGCGTCCAGTTCGACACTGGCTTCAGCCACTCCGGGAACTTCAAGCGCGCGGCGGCGCGCCCGTTCCCTCACCAGCTCAATGGGTGGAAGGCTGGCAATCTCGCGGTCAAGATACGGCACACCTGCGGCGGTATTATACCACTGCTCACCCTGAAAAACCCGCTCATACGTGGACACGTCCTGTTCTATGCGGGCGGTGCCATCAACCGTGGCCAGACTGCCCCCGGGAGTGAGCGCCAGATCCCATTGACCCGTCAGCATCAGGCTTTTCATTGCGGTTCTCCGGTGCTGCCGCCGCCGGGCAGAACACCTGTGTGGGTATGGTGCATCTGCGATATGCCCCCGGCTGTCTGGTCGCCAGTGGAAGAAATCTTGCCATTGACCTGCAAATTGCCGTTGAGGGTAGATGTGGCCCC is from Desulfovibrio sp. and encodes:
- a CDS encoding GlcG/HbpS family heme-binding protein, producing MLVITARGRDFSRRASKAKEVAVPMNIAVVDAGGNLKIFARQDGAFLGSIDIAQKKAKTARYFNMSTAELGASAQPGKELFGIEVTNNGLAIFGGGELLVRGGVVVGAIGVSGGSVVDDTTVAKAGAAALQQSSKKSSF
- a CDS encoding tyrosine-type recombinase/integrase; translated protein: MASIVTFAAVAHEWWKRYMVQGSVHYAEESWRRLEREVMPWIGDKPIAKISSPAILAILRRIEQRGTLVVARKVKSHISQIMRYGIACGFVNRDPSRDLGWALTPHKCKPRAAIVEPRQIGQLMASIEHYRTPQRRCSLKLAALLFVRPGELSSAAWNEIEWDTAAWRIPAEKMKMKRPHNVPLSRQALDVLRELHPVTGQTPWLFPSRWDKTRHETGHVINLALRRMGYGPDIMTAHGFRAMAATTLSEMGWASEVIERQLAHVDKNQVRAAYQRSELLAERRKMLQAWADYLDMRCAWAILGK
- a CDS encoding phage tail protein — its product is MAKAYQYTADGYFAGEVEDYGLLPHNATYTAPPKQPWNRVWPQWIDNVWAMVDDHRERQPPLFDIALGQAATEYWLPEDTHAVSARHMTKPGPLPDGALTERPAKTASELLVEAKAAKTADIAASYDAAVAASLTMPTASPTAQDITIGAAAFASEDAEGFAFIMKTHAARRDTLLAAVDAATTSEAVQAITVSYAV
- a CDS encoding DUF2612 domain-containing protein, which codes for MKNWRETILSQFDNSPRLLALLTAYNAQVDPSVDIAALYEQVFDPRTATGWGLDVWGRIVGIGRVIQLDASGAVFGFDRSALRPFGQGTFYRRAVNSNFRLADEAYRLLIFFKAAVNITDGSLRDLNRLLAWFFESRGPAMVLHVGTMKLRFYFDFTLKPFERALLSRDDVAPKPAGVGWEIYDVPRAKTFGFARSGLKPFGHGTFARRRPYGNTANS